A genomic window from Flavobacterium sp. I3-2 includes:
- a CDS encoding hemolysin family protein codes for MELLIIFFLIILNGIFSMSEMALVSARKNRLEIAAKKGSSSAKAALELANNPNNFFSTVQIGITLIGILTGIYSGDNITTSVKDYIIQFPILAPYAASLSVGLVLFILTFFTLILGELVPKRLGLNFPEGISKAVALPMTLISKIAAPFVWLLTFSTDGVLKILNIRPTADGKVTEEEIRSIIRQSTEGGEVQEIEQDIVERVFNVGDRKINSLMTHRKSVVYIECTDDLQTVKNKVIDELHSFYPVCEDGLDEVIGIVTLKDLFLLFENQHTDLRSITKEPIFLIEHTSAYKALEIFKSTKIHYALITDEYGVIQGIITLNDILEALVGDASEFDEEEYQLQEIEEGKYIVDGFYPLHDLFAYFELDELMQDYDVTTVSGLVMKELSYIPKTGEKLIWNKMEFEVLESNGVKISKIGINLLKE; via the coding sequence TTGGAATTACTCATTATTTTCTTTTTGATTATATTAAATGGAATATTTTCTATGTCCGAAATGGCGTTAGTTTCTGCTCGAAAAAATCGATTAGAAATTGCTGCTAAAAAAGGAAGTTCAAGTGCAAAAGCGGCTTTGGAGTTGGCGAATAATCCAAACAACTTTTTTTCGACTGTACAGATTGGAATTACTTTAATCGGAATTTTAACAGGTATTTATTCTGGCGATAATATAACAACATCTGTAAAAGATTATATTATTCAATTTCCAATTTTAGCTCCTTATGCAGCATCTTTGAGCGTTGGTTTGGTTTTGTTTATCTTAACTTTTTTTACATTGATTTTAGGTGAATTGGTTCCTAAAAGATTAGGTTTAAATTTCCCTGAAGGAATTTCAAAAGCCGTTGCTTTACCAATGACTTTGATTTCAAAAATTGCTGCGCCTTTTGTTTGGTTGCTAACATTCTCAACAGATGGTGTGCTTAAAATTTTAAACATCCGTCCAACAGCCGATGGTAAAGTTACCGAAGAAGAAATCCGTTCTATTATTCGTCAAAGTACAGAAGGTGGCGAAGTTCAAGAAATAGAACAAGATATTGTTGAACGCGTTTTTAATGTCGGCGATAGAAAAATAAATTCGTTGATGACTCACAGAAAATCGGTGGTTTATATTGAATGTACCGACGATTTGCAAACGGTAAAAAATAAAGTTATCGATGAACTGCATTCATTTTATCCAGTTTGTGAAGACGGATTAGATGAAGTAATTGGGATAGTTACTTTAAAAGATTTATTTTTGCTGTTCGAAAATCAACATACCGATTTAAGAAGTATTACCAAAGAGCCAATCTTTTTAATTGAACATACTTCGGCTTATAAAGCCCTAGAAATATTTAAATCGACTAAAATTCACTATGCTTTAATTACCGATGAATATGGAGTTATTCAAGGAATTATTACTTTAAATGACATTTTAGAAGCTTTAGTTGGTGATGCATCTGAATTTGATGAAGAAGAATATCAACTTCAAGAAATTGAAGAAGGAAAATATATTGTAGATGGTTTTTATCCACTACATGATTTGTTTGCTTATTTTGAATTAGACGAACTTATGCAGGATTACGATGTAACGACTGTAAGTGGTTTGGTTATGAAAGAATTATCTTATATTCCAAAAACGGGTGAAAAGCTAATTTGGAATAAAATGGAATTTGAAGTTCTAGAATCAAACGGTGTCAAAATAAGTAAAATAGGAATTAATTTATTAAAAGAATAA
- a CDS encoding adenylate kinase, with protein sequence MIAIVLFGKPGAGKGTQAEFLKEKYNLTHISTGDVFRYNLKNDTDLGKQARVYMDNGELVPDELTINMLKAEVEKNMDKAGFLFDGFPRTIPQANALDAFLKSINLDVTATIGLEANDDILVARILERGKTSGRADDQDEAKIRTRYEEYNEKTAPLIEFYKTQDKYYAVDGIGTIAEITERLSNIIDKL encoded by the coding sequence ATGATTGCTATTGTTTTATTCGGGAAACCTGGAGCAGGAAAAGGAACTCAGGCAGAATTTTTAAAGGAAAAATATAACTTAACACACATCTCAACAGGTGATGTTTTTAGATATAATTTAAAAAATGATACCGATTTAGGAAAACAAGCGCGTGTTTATATGGATAACGGCGAATTGGTTCCGGATGAACTTACAATCAATATGTTAAAAGCTGAGGTTGAAAAAAATATGGATAAGGCTGGTTTCTTATTCGATGGTTTTCCAAGAACAATTCCGCAAGCTAATGCTTTAGATGCTTTCTTAAAATCTATTAATTTAGATGTAACAGCAACGATTGGTTTAGAAGCGAATGACGATATTTTAGTAGCTCGTATTCTTGAAAGAGGTAAAACTTCAGGAAGAGCAGATGACCAAGACGAAGCTAAAATTAGAACACGTTACGAAGAATATAACGAAAAAACAGCGCCACTTATCGAGTTTTATAAAACACAAGATAAATATTATGCTGTTGATGGTATCGGTACAATTGCCGAAATTACAGAACGTTTAAGTAATATTATTGATAAATTATAA
- the hpt gene encoding hypoxanthine phosphoribosyltransferase: MEIQILDKVFVPYILEEEIQTRLQTVAKQMMQDLGGETPVFTGVLNGSFMVLSDLMKYYENPCEISFVKMASYEGTQSTNEVKQLIGLDVDVTDKTVVIVEDIVDTGNTIEVLEQLFNRYKIKGLRIATLFFKPEAYTKQIKMDYVGFEITNKFIVGYGLDYNKQGRNLPAIYQIK, encoded by the coding sequence ATGGAAATTCAAATTTTAGACAAAGTTTTCGTGCCTTATATTTTGGAAGAAGAAATTCAGACGAGATTACAAACTGTTGCTAAACAGATGATGCAAGATTTAGGAGGTGAAACGCCTGTTTTTACAGGTGTTTTAAATGGTTCTTTCATGGTTTTGTCTGACTTAATGAAGTATTATGAAAATCCGTGTGAAATATCATTTGTAAAAATGGCATCTTACGAAGGAACACAATCTACAAACGAAGTAAAGCAACTAATCGGTTTAGATGTTGATGTAACAGATAAAACGGTTGTAATTGTTGAAGATATTGTAGATACAGGAAATACAATTGAAGTTTTAGAACAACTTTTTAATAGATATAAAATCAAAGGGTTGAGAATTGCTACTTTGTTTTTTAAACCAGAAGCTTACACCAAACAAATTAAAATGGATTATGTAGGTTTTGAAATTACCAATAAATTTATTGTTGGATACGGTCTAGATTACAACAAACAAGGTAGAAATTTACCAGCTATTTATCAAATCAAATAA
- a CDS encoding 5-(carboxyamino)imidazole ribonucleotide synthase: MSFFSSDFKLGILGGGQLGKMMLTETRKFDIQTYVVDPSSEAPCQFGATKFFQGSLNDYQTVIDLGNQVDVLTIEIENVNLEALETLEAEGKKVFPSPKTLRLISNKGNQKDFYTQHNIPTAPYERFLTLTALKAEVANGNIEIPFVWKATEGGYDGNGVKVVRKIEDLETLPETECIAETMIPFKNELAVIVARSVSGEIKTYPVVEMEFHPEANQVEYVICPARIDEKVANNAREIALKVSEAYNHVGLLAVEMFQTQNDEILVNEVAPRPHNSGHYSIEASYTSQFEQHIRAILDLPLGNTDSKVAGIMVNLVGEEGYSGQVVYENIEKIMAIDGVTPHIYGKRETRPFRKMGHVTIVNENMAEARKVAQQVKETIRVISK, from the coding sequence ATGAGTTTTTTTTCTTCAGATTTTAAATTAGGAATTTTAGGTGGCGGTCAACTTGGTAAAATGATGTTGACTGAAACTAGAAAATTCGACATTCAAACTTATGTAGTTGACCCAAGTTCTGAGGCACCTTGCCAATTCGGAGCTACAAAATTCTTTCAAGGTTCTTTAAACGATTATCAAACCGTTATCGATTTAGGAAATCAAGTAGATGTTTTAACCATTGAAATTGAAAATGTAAATCTTGAAGCTTTAGAAACTTTAGAAGCAGAAGGTAAAAAAGTTTTTCCTTCGCCAAAAACCTTACGTTTGATTTCAAACAAAGGAAATCAGAAAGATTTTTACACCCAACATAATATTCCAACAGCACCATACGAACGTTTTTTAACTTTAACGGCTTTAAAAGCGGAAGTTGCAAACGGAAACATTGAAATCCCTTTTGTTTGGAAAGCAACTGAAGGTGGTTATGACGGAAACGGCGTTAAAGTAGTTCGTAAAATAGAAGATTTAGAAACCCTTCCAGAAACTGAATGTATTGCAGAAACGATGATTCCGTTTAAAAACGAATTAGCAGTTATTGTAGCTCGTTCGGTATCAGGAGAAATCAAAACGTATCCGGTTGTTGAGATGGAATTTCATCCAGAAGCAAATCAAGTAGAATACGTAATTTGTCCGGCTCGTATTGATGAGAAGGTTGCAAACAACGCTCGCGAAATTGCTTTAAAAGTTTCAGAAGCTTATAATCATGTAGGTTTATTAGCTGTTGAAATGTTTCAAACTCAAAACGATGAGATTTTAGTGAATGAGGTTGCTCCTCGCCCACATAATTCAGGTCATTATTCGATTGAAGCGAGTTATACTTCGCAATTTGAACAACACATTCGCGCAATTTTAGATTTACCTTTAGGAAACACCGATAGTAAAGTTGCCGGAATTATGGTAAATTTAGTTGGTGAAGAAGGTTATTCTGGACAAGTAGTTTATGAAAACATCGAAAAGATTATGGCAATTGACGGTGTTACTCCTCATATTTACGGAAAACGCGAAACACGTCCGTTCCGTAAAATGGGTCACGTAACTATTGTAAACGAAAACATGGCTGAAGCTCGTAAAGTTGCACAACAAGTTAAAGAAACGATTCGAGTGATTTCGAAATAA
- a CDS encoding type II toxin-antitoxin system RelE/ParE family toxin — protein MNIDFIEHYQKKYNKKLNDLFSERIKLISVYPEIGRKTNDSNIRVTPVKDYLIMYEFNLTEIIIHLIWDSRRDESKMHK, from the coding sequence TTGAATATTGATTTCATCGAACATTATCAAAAAAAATACAACAAAAAACTAAATGATTTATTTTCTGAACGGATTAAATTAATATCTGTATATCCTGAAATTGGTAGAAAAACAAACGATTCAAATATCCGAGTTACTCCAGTTAAAGATTATTTAATCATGTACGAATTCAACTTAACAGAAATAATTATTCACTTAATTTGGGATTCAAGAAGAGACGAATCAAAAATGCATAAATAA
- the purE gene encoding 5-(carboxyamino)imidazole ribonucleotide mutase has protein sequence MKVAVVMGSISDMPVMQQAIDVLKEFGIETHVDIVSAHRTPEKLVDFSNNAHKNGINVIIAGAGGAAHLPGMVASMSPLPVIGVPVKSSNSIDGWDSVLSILQMPGGVPVATVALNGAKNAGLLAVQILASQNADLLEKMIQYKLGLKEAVLKAAEGLNK, from the coding sequence ATGAAAGTAGCAGTAGTAATGGGAAGTATTTCGGACATGCCGGTTATGCAACAAGCCATCGACGTATTAAAAGAATTCGGAATTGAAACACATGTTGATATTGTTTCAGCGCACAGAACTCCAGAGAAATTAGTAGATTTTTCTAACAACGCACACAAAAACGGAATCAACGTAATTATCGCGGGTGCCGGTGGAGCTGCACATTTACCAGGAATGGTAGCTTCTATGAGTCCGCTTCCGGTAATTGGAGTTCCTGTAAAATCATCAAACTCTATTGACGGTTGGGATTCGGTTTTATCTATCTTACAAATGCCAGGTGGCGTTCCGGTTGCAACGGTAGCTTTAAACGGAGCAAAAAATGCAGGATTATTAGCAGTACAAATTCTTGCTAGTCAAAATGCAGATTTATTAGAAAAAATGATTCAATACAAATTAGGTTTAAAAGAAGCGGTTTTAAAAGCTGCTGAAGGTTTAAACAAATAA